Proteins from a single region of Scylla paramamosain isolate STU-SP2022 chromosome 35, ASM3559412v1, whole genome shotgun sequence:
- the LOC135090398 gene encoding cyclic AMP-responsive element-binding protein 5-like, which yields MHGTHASHSITQPLTVPHSLPQHHTVSQRHTASYSITQLPTGSRNLPKCHTASHSTTQPPTAPHNLPQYHTSSHSITQLPAAPYSLPQHHTASHSTTQPPTAPHSLPQHQTASHSTTQPATEPRSLPQYHTASHSTSQPPTAPHSLPQHYTASPHHYTAFPQHHTASHSTTQPHTAPHSLSQHQIASHSVTQPPTAPHSLPQHHTTSHSNTQPPTASHNLPQHHTAYHSTTQPPFPDHGGSLGLKWSDLVFPNLEESLSEKYV from the coding sequence ATGCATGGCACACACGCCTCCCACAGCATCACACAGCCTCTCACAGTGCCACATAGCCTCCCACAGCACCACACAGTCTCTCAGCGCCACACTGCCTCCTACAGCATCACACAGCTTCCCACAGGGTCACGCAACCTCCCAAAGTGTCACACAGCCTcccacagcaccacacagccTCCCACAGCACCTCACAACCTCCCACAGTACCACACATCCTCTCACAGCATCACACAGCTTCCCGCAGCACCATACAGCCTCCCACAGCATCACACAGCTTCCCACAGCACCACACAACCTcccacagcaccacacagccTCCCACAGCACCAGACAGCCTcccacagcaccacacagccTGCCACAGAACCACGCAGCTTGCCACAGTACCACACAGCCTCCCACAGCACTTCACAGCCTCCCACAGCTCCACACAGCCTCCCACAGCACTACACAGCTTCCCCACATCATTATACAGCCTTcccacagcaccacacagcctcccacagcaccacacaacctcacacagcaccacacagccTCTCACAGCATCAGATAGCCTCCCACAGCGTCACACAGCCTcccacagcaccacacagccTCCCACAGCACCATACAACCTCCCACAGCAACACACAGCCTCCCACAGCATCACACAACCTcccacagcaccacacagcctaccacagcaccacacagccACCCTTTCCAGACCACGGCGGGTCGTTGGGCCTGAAATGGTCTGACCTCGTCTTTCCAAACTTAGAAGAGAGTCTGAGTGAAAAATACGTGTAA